GCCCTGGCGGCGGCGATCGAGGGCTCGGCCAGCAGCCTCGGCGCCGTCATCCCGCCCAGCATCCCCATGATCGTCTACGGCACCCTCGCGGGTGTCTCGGTGGGCGGGCTGTTTGCCGGTGGCTACGTGCCCGCGCTGCTCATGGGGCTTGGACTGGCCGTGGTCATCCGGGCCAAGGCCAAACGGCTTGGCATCCAGGTGCAGGCCCGTGCTTCATGGGGGGAGATACTCCAGGCGCTGCGGGAGTCCGCGCTCGCCCTGCTGACGCCGGTCATCGTCATGGGGGGAATCCTCGGCGGGGTCATGACACCTACCGAGGCCGGAGCGGTCGGAGCCCTGTACACTCTGCTGATGGCGTTGCTTGCCTACAGGGAGCTCTCGTGGCGCGATCTGCCGAGGATACTGCTCAACACAGCCCTCCACACAGGGGTCGCCATGCTGGTGATGACGGTGGCGACCGCCTTCAGCTGGATCATGGCCTACGAGATGATACCCAACCGTGTGGCCAGCGCGGTCCTATCCAGCATTCAACAGCCGTGGTTGCTCATGATCGCCATCGTCGCGCTCTTGCTGGTCATCGGCACCTTCCTTGACACCATCTCGGCGCTGGTGATCCTCACACCGGTCCTGGTGCCCGTCGCGACGCGGGTCGGCATCGATCCTCTCTTCTTCGGCATCATCGTTACCATCGCTCTGACACTCGCGGTGCTGACCCCGCCCGTCGGCGTGGTGCTGTTCGTGACATCCAGTACAGCGGGCACCACCCTGGAGAAGACCAGCAGGGAGGTGCTGCTGTTCTTAGCCGTCCTGGTCGCCGGTACCTTGCTGTGTGCGGTGTGGCCCGACCTGGTGATGTGGCTGCCGAGACTGTTGGGCTTCCGCTGAGAGAGGCGGAGAGGGTCAGGCCAGGCGCGAGAAGAGGGGGATGGACGTGCGAGTCGTGGTAGGCGGGGATCACGCCGGGTTTCCCCTGAAGCAGAAGGTGGTCGCACGGCTCAAAGCGTGGGGACACGACGTAGAGGACATCGGCACGTTCAGCGAGGAGCCTGTCGACTTCCCGGACGTTGCCGAGG
This genomic interval from Limnochorda sp. LNt contains the following:
- a CDS encoding TRAP transporter large permease, with amino-acid sequence MHKPMSLAILLGTFFALLAAGLPIAFALGLASLAYMILFMPGVSLTIIPQHIFAGADSFTLTAIPFFVLMGELMNAGGISRRLVDFARTLVGHLRGGLGLVSLVASMIFASFSGSAIANAVATGSVTIPSMIRAGYPRALAAAIEGSASSLGAVIPPSIPMIVYGTLAGVSVGGLFAGGYVPALLMGLGLAVVIRAKAKRLGIQVQARASWGEILQALRESALALLTPVIVMGGILGGVMTPTEAGAVGALYTLLMALLAYRELSWRDLPRILLNTALHTGVAMLVMTVATAFSWIMAYEMIPNRVASAVLSSIQQPWLLMIAIVALLLVIGTFLDTISALVILTPVLVPVATRVGIDPLFFGIIVTIALTLAVLTPPVGVVLFVTSSTAGTTLEKTSREVLLFLAVLVAGTLLCAVWPDLVMWLPRLLGFR